One genomic region from Gossypium hirsutum isolate 1008001.06 chromosome D13, Gossypium_hirsutum_v2.1, whole genome shotgun sequence encodes:
- the LOC107919315 gene encoding uncharacterized protein, translating to MAYALATLASMIQVNKLEDMKPIQISIYETPAYCYSIEEEENNDHPWYQDILRYVRNREYPDQATESDKRILRRLTIDYVLDGKILYKRGRDQVLFRCVDVVEAKKILEEVHEGICGTHANGFTIAKQIMRFGEQIGETTNPIPLQLIEEDDESYLPETTVEQTGEKQVLSP from the exons atggcctATGCTTTGGCTACCTTAGCTTCTATGATCCAGGTGAACAAACTAGAAGACATGAAGCCTATTCAAATCAGCATTTATGAAACCCCGGCTTATTGCTATAGTATTGAGGAAGAGGAAAATAATGATCATCCTTGGTACCAAGATATACTGCGATATGTGAGGAATCGTGAGTACCCTGATCAAGCAACGGAGAGTGATAAAAGGATATTGAGGAGGCTCAccattgactatgtcttagatggaaaGATTTTATATAAGAGAGGAAGGGATCAAGTACTATTTAGATGTGTGGATGTTGTGGAGgctaagaaaattttggaagaagtccatgagggtatctgCGGGACGCATGCAAATGGTTTCACAATAGCTAAACAGATCATGAGATTCGG agaacagatcggtgaaaccacaaatcctataccaCTGCAACTGATTGAAGAAGatgacgaatcttatctccctgaaactACAGTGGAGCAAACTGGAGaaaagcaagtcttatccccttga